One part of the Oenanthe melanoleuca isolate GR-GAL-2019-014 chromosome 26, OMel1.0, whole genome shotgun sequence genome encodes these proteins:
- the TAF8 gene encoding transcription initiation factor TFIID subunit 8 gives MRTAPYGSKMADTASGGSSTRAPKQPGTPADNYQLARRRTLQVVVSSLLTEAGFESAEKAAVETLTEMIQSYISEIGRSAKSYCEHTARTQPTLSDIVVTLVEMGFNVETLPAYAKRSQRMVITAPPVTNQPVTPKALTAGQNKPHPPHIPGHFPEFPDPHTYIKTPTYREPVSDYQVLREKAASQRRDVERALTRFMAKTGETQSLFKDDVSTFPLIAARPFTVPYLTALLPSELEMQQMEETDSSEQDEQTDTENLPLHMSTDDAGPEKENTSVLQQNSSLAGSRNGEENMIDNPYLRPVKKPKIRRKK, from the exons ATGCGCACAGCTCCATATGGCTCCAAGATGGCTGACACAGCGTCCGGGGGCTCCAGCACG CGGGCGCCCAAGCAGCCGGGCACCCCGGCAGACAATTACCAGCTGGCGCGGCGCCGCACGCTGCAGGTGGTGGTGAGCTCGCTGCTGACCGAGGCCGGCTTCGAGAGCGCCGAGAAGGCGGCGGTGGAGACGCTCACCGAGATGATCCAGAGCT ATATTTCAGAAATCGGGAGGAGTGCCAAGTCCTACTGCGAGCACACAGCCAGGACCCAGCCCACGCTCTCAGACATCGTGGTCACCCTGGTGGAAATGG gGTTCAATGTGGAAACTCTTCCTGCCTATGCCAAGCGTTCCCAGAGGATGGTGATCACTGCCC CTCCAGTGACAAACCAGCCTGTGACCCCCAAAGCCCTGACAGCTGGGCAGAACAAGCCTCATCCTCCCCACATCCCTGGCCACTTCCCAGAGTTCCCAGATCCTCACACGTACATCAAGACACCA accTACCGGGAGCCGGTGTCGGATTACCAAGTGCTGCGGGAAAAGGCGGCGTCGCAGCGCAGGGACGTGGAGAGAGCCCTGACCCGCTTCATGGCCAAGACAGGAGAGACCCAGAGCCTCTTCAAGGATGATGTCAGCACCTTCCCAC TGATTGCTGCCAGGCCCTTCACTGTGCCCTAcctgacagctctgctcccctctgagCTGGAGATGCAGCAGATGGAGGAGACGGATTCCTCGGAGCAGGACGAGCAGACGGACACTGAGAACCTCCCCCTGCACATGAGCACG GATGATGCAGGACCTGAGAAGGAGAAcacctcagtgctgcagcagaacagctccctggcaggcagcaggaacGGGGAGGAGAACATGATTGACAACCCCTACCTGCGGCCCGTGAAGAAACCCAAAATCCGCAGGAAGAAGTGA